tatctcaatttatctcatttgcatagccagCAGTGAAAATACCGGTTTTATTTCTGACTGTACATCGACTTACACAGTGGtactgtacatatgtaataactacgcttattctatctttcaggcgtgttctatagggttcatgtatgtatgtatgtatgtatgtatgtatgtatgtatgtatgtatgtatgtatgcatacatgcatgcatgcatgcatgcatgcatatatatgtgtgtgtaagtgtgtatgtatgtatgtatgtatgtatgtatgtatgtatgtacgtacgtgtatgtatgtatgtatgtatgtatgtatgtatgtatgtatgtatgtatgtatgtatgtatatgtgtgtatgcatgcatgtatgtatgtatgtatgtatgtatgtatgtatgtatgtatgtatgtatgtatgtgtctgtctgtctgtctgtctgtctgtctgtctgtctgtctgtctgtatgtatgtatgtatgtatgtatgtatgtatgtatgtatgtatgtatgtatgtatgtatgaatgtatgtatgtatgtatatgtatgtatgtgcatgcccTTCGTTCTGTATCATCTATGTATAAGTTTTGAAAGAACTATAAAGTTAGAGAAAATTATAAATGATATGAGATAACTAAATGTCATTTTACTAGCACGAACAGTCCAcagaatcatactcggagcattatgacgtaaagcGAACATTGATTTAATGGGATTATATATGATAATGTCATAATACTCGAGGAcatataaatcatcatttcattaTAAAACCGCTTTGTGGTGTTTACACACTAGTAATATGTGTTGCGATTGGTCTATCATTTTCTATTATAGCACTAGATATCCACAAATCCCTCAACCGATTCATATGTCGCCAAATGTTACATATCTCAATGTACTTTTCAGCCAAAAGGGCATAACATCACAAGAAATCTTCGAGGTAAGAGCCGAAATATCTTTCCTGAAAAATATTGGATCATAAGCGTCTGTCTTTAGAATACTGCTTCATAGAACACATCACGCTCTGATATTCTGCACTTGGCTACATGGAAACACGTTAGGATACACATCCACTACAAAAACAAGCAGCaaagacagaccgacagacaggcaggcaggagGCATGATATGTATTCGCTGCGTGATTGTTTTAGGatgacatttttcataattatgctAAGTTAAATTCTCAGAAACGGAAAACGTTGTCTAAGACCTCCAATTTCAAGACCTAAAAGAGAATATCGCAAAAACGCTATTCGAAGGCGTTGGACATTACTAATACTGAAGACAGAATTATAACTGGGCTTTTTTCTCGTGGGAAAAACAAGCAATCACATCTTTACTTGGGGATTGTTTTCATTCGAATCTTTACtccaaaaatataattttgtaacatttgtttATGAAAATCCTGTTGTCTGATTTTTATTTTCCAGACGGGGCAAAATGGGTCCTACCCATTTGACGAAAACTTACCCAGTGATTCTGGTTTGCCTTTCATCGCTTTTGATAACAGTATACGTCGTAAGTCAAATGGACTACACTGGCATCGAAGGTACCAATCCAGTACGGTCTAGTTCACCAAGTAAGTAACTTCATGATTGACACAAAACTACTTTCTCAGAAAACGTAATATATGGGTGAAATGATACGTCTGAGATCAAGATCTAATGGCAAAAAAAATGTCGTGTACATAATATACTTTACCTCAACTCTCTTATTCAGCCCCTTTCGACCTTTCATCGAACGTGATCGTTGAAAAATCGGTTTGAACCATCCTCTTCATAAATTAATTCAAccaatgttcatttcattttaaatatgcGTATGTTCgccattgattgattgattgattgattgatttgttggttggttggttggttggttggttggttggttggttggttgactgactggttggttggttggttggttggttggttggttggttggttggttgattgattgattgattgattgattgattgattgattgattgattgattgattgattgattgattgattgattgattgattgattgattgattgattgattgattgattgattgattgattgataatacAGTTACTGGGCCCTAGGCCTGTGCTTCATCTTCATTGTCAAATCTTCAGGTTTGCgtaatatttcatcatattgACATAACTCGACATTAAAATGTGATATATCTCTCTGGGCCTCACATTTAATATAACtataagatttatttatttcaggaAATGAAAACTGCAACCTATCCCTAGCACCATTACATACCATTCCAATGACAGCTCTCGCTAGTTTTCCAGGCTCTGGGAATACGTGGACACGACATCTATTGCAACAAGCAACGGGTATTTATACAGGAAACATTCACCATAGCAAAGTGCTTCCAACAAATGGtaaatacacaatgtattaatgtacatacatacatacatacatacatacatacatacatacatacatacatacatacatacatacacacacacacgcatgcatacatacatacatacatacatacatacatacatacatacatacatacatacatacatacatacatacacaacacaccatacatacatacatacatacatacatacatacatacatacatacattgtgatcTTTCTATACGATCCCTATGACACGATTTCGTGTGTTATGAAAGTGGAGAGAATCATAAGATAGTTATTCAATGACATTCAATAGGCTAAGCCGTGTTCATTCATTGTGTACGTGTTTTGCACACATTTGTTTGacttataatatatttatgtttggTAGCTTTTCTTGGGGACAAAGAAGACTTCAGGCTTGGTACAACGCTAACACAAAAGACACATAgtagaaatattgaaatcatGGAGTTATTTGATTCAGCTATATTGCTGATACGTAACCCCTACCATGCATTGATAGCAGAATTCAATCGTAGGAATGCGGGAAAAACTGGTGTTGTCTCAGAATCAAAATTTGCGGGTGAAGGTAAGTCACGATGTAAAACTGAACGTTAATTACTTATTCAGGATCAAAAATTATCTAATACTTgcaatgaatgaatatatcaaAGGTCAATAGAGAATTAAAGCCCCGTGCCCAtgtcattgaaaataatgatttgtCACCTGAAATTTAAACCGGTGAATGTATACAATCTGACGCCAATCAAGTATGCGGTAAAAGGACGTCTATATTTTATGCTAAATCAATTCCACCTATCCGGCCGTTGCGTCATTGATCAACATAAGTTGAtcatgatgatgacgacgacgacgacgacaacgacgacgacgacgacgacgacgacgacgatgatgatgatgatgatgatgatgatgatgatgatgatggtgatgatatccAAGAGTATTAATGGTGCAAAGGTAACATTATGAGGCACATATATCTCTTTCAGAATGGAATCATTATGTCATGAAAGAATCTAACCGATGGTTTTATCATGCGATGGCTTGGCTGAATTTTAAAGAGTCTTTGCTAGTTGTAAAATATAGTGATTTAACAAGAGACACAATTGGTGAAGTGCGCAAAATGGTGGAATTTCTAGGTTTTAAACTCACCGCAAGAAGGAAACGTTGTCTACTGCATGATATGGAGGGACTGTTCAAGAGAAAGACACACAGGGTGTCGTCACCTGATCCTTTCACTGAAGACATGCATAAGACAATAGACAAGCATATCACAACTGTGAATACAATGCTAAAGAAATTGAGTTACACGGCATTGGAAAACGATATGTGAAATTGAAGTGGAAATTTGTTTCCCTGAGTTGATGTGAAACTCCTACAACAGAATTGTATAACGTTGGATAATGTAGTCGCTTTTTGTCTGTATTGCCCATTGATAAGGAGCTATTTAATAAATAAGTTAATTCAAGTAAAGATTTAGTCCGACCTCAGTGGGTTGAAAAAGatgcattacatacatacatacatacatacatacatacatacatacatacatacatacatacacacacatgtatacatacatacatacatacatacatacatacatacatacatacatacatacatacatacatacgaataCATCAAATTAATATGGAATACGTTTTCAATGAGTAAATTACACCAATACGAAATACACGTAGTCACATATGCTTCCATCATATGAAAGTAGCCTGTATGACAAGAATTAGAAACGGATTATTGTCTTTCACGATATGTCGAGAATTATCTGAATTTGGTttattcagtaaatatattCTGGCATGCGTACTGCAAATGACGATCGGATAGTTTTCTTTGTCAAGCTGAAGAAAATACACTTTACCTAAAGTTTCTTGTCACTTCAAGTAgaagacgagtagtgacaaattcCTTATACTAGTtaacgagtattttccggctgaatgaagaaaaggtGTGTTTTGGGAATATACAATATACTCTACTCAAAGTTAATATAtcacatccccccccccccatccccgtTAGTTAAAACTGACAGCACCCTAAGTCGAGGTTAATTAAATATTAGTGTTCCCTGTCATCGTAATGCTTCATATTATTATATTCCCAGTCTACGGTCTTCATACGTATATACCCATCAAACTCTCAAACTTACTACAACTAACTGGAGAGAAACCATGACAATTATTATTAATTTGCCATTTTCGGAATGTTTAgatttttgaaacaaaaatgcACCAAGTGCAGTCGCTATTGCAACTTAGCTAGAGCAATCTATTTCagattatatatgtatgtaaatgtggaaatacaatttattttacaataatgCGATTATGAATTACA
This Glandiceps talaboti chromosome 13, keGlaTala1.1, whole genome shotgun sequence DNA region includes the following protein-coding sequences:
- the LOC144445002 gene encoding sialate:O-sulfotransferase 1-like, with protein sequence MSPNVTYLNVLFSQKGITSQEIFETGQNGSYPFDENLPSDSGLPFIAFDNSIRRNENCNLSLAPLHTIPMTALASFPGSGNTWTRHLLQQATGIYTGNIHHSKVLPTNAFLGDKEDFRLGTTLTQKTHSRNIEIMELFDSAILLIRNPYHALIAEFNRRNAGKTGVVSESKFAGEEWNHYVMKESNRWFYHAMAWLNFKESLLVVKYSDLTRDTIGEVRKMVEFLGFKLTARRKRCLLHDMEGLFKRKTHRVSSPDPFTEDMHKTIDKHITTVNTMLKKLSYTALENDM